CGTTGTCTTCCTTGTCTTTTACGGACGCCACCCTTCTCACGTCCATTCTCACCGATGAGTAAAAGCGCAGGGCCGTTCCCCCGGTGGTGGTTTCGGGGTTCATGTAGGCGGGAACGCCGATTTTCTGCCGTGTCTGGTTGATGAATATCACCACAGTTCCGGATTTGTTGACGCCGCCGGTCAGTTTTCTCAGGGCTTGAGACATCAGCCGCGCCTGAAGCCCCACGTGCTTGTCTCCCATCTCGCCGTCTATCTCCGCCTTTGGCACAAGCGCCGCCACCGAGTCCACGACTATCAGGTCAACCGCTCCGCTTTTTACAAGCGTGTCAACGATTTCAAGCGCCTGCTCGCCGCTGTCCGGCTGGGAGACCAGAAGGTCGGACAGTTTCACCCCCAGCGCCGCCGCATATCTGGGGTCAAGGGCGTGTTCTGCGTCCACAAACGCCGCCGTGCCGCCGCTTTTCTGGCACTCGGCAATCGCGCTTATGGCAATGGTGGTCTTTCCCGAAGACTCCGCGCCGTAGATTTCAACAACCCTCCCTCTGGGAAGCCCGCCGACTCCGAGCGCGATGTTAATGCCCACAGACCCGGTGGAGATGGTCTGTATGTCCGGCACTTTGCCGCCTGTGCCGAGCCGCATGATTGAGCCCTCTCCGAACTGTTTTTCTATGAGAGAAATCGCCTTCTTTATTGAGGCGTCATTTTTTGAATCCGTGGTTTTTTCCTGTTTTACCGCCACCAGTCTGACACTCCTTGCCTATTGTCCGGCAATGCGGCGGGCGAGCCTCATGATCATCTCAAGCGCATGAGCCGCCGAGCGCGCCCTTATGGCTGAGCGGCTTCCGGTGAACTTGTGCATAACGCACTCTTCCCGCGCCCCTTTGCCGGAACTTGCGGCAATGTAAACGGTTCCCACCGGCTTTTCAAACGAGCCGCCGCCGGGCCCGGCTATGCCGGTTATCCCGACACCGATGTCCGCCCCGAAACGCTCTCTTGCTCCCCGCGCCATTGCGAGCGCCACCTCTTCGCTTACCGCCCCTTTTTCCTCAATCGTTTCCGCCGGCACGCCCAGTTGCAGGGTTTTTGCCTCATTTGAGTAAGAGACAACTCCGCCGGGGAAATAGGCGGAACTTCCGGCAATGTCCGTAAGGCGGGCGGCGAGCATTCCCCCCGTGCAAGACTCCGCCGTGGC
This genomic interval from Candidatus Dadabacteria bacterium contains the following:
- the recA gene encoding recombinase RecA, coding for MAVKQEKTTDSKNDASIKKAISLIEKQFGEGSIMRLGTGGKVPDIQTISTGSVGINIALGVGGLPRGRVVEIYGAESSGKTTIAISAIAECQKSGGTAAFVDAEHALDPRYAAALGVKLSDLLVSQPDSGEQALEIVDTLVKSGAVDLIVVDSVAALVPKAEIDGEMGDKHVGLQARLMSQALRKLTGGVNKSGTVVIFINQTRQKIGVPAYMNPETTTGGTALRFYSSVRMDVRRVASVKDKEDNATGIRARVRVVKNKVAPPWRASEVEIVYGKGISKFGELLDIGSQYGIVEQKGAFFSYGGKNIGQGKQKAIEFLAENLPVAREIRKAILKKAGVKDS